The following is a genomic window from Trachemys scripta elegans isolate TJP31775 chromosome 7, CAS_Tse_1.0, whole genome shotgun sequence.
cagctcccccctccctgttCTCctgctgctccacctcaggtacttGGAACGGCCTCACTGCatcccttagagcagtggttctcaaccaggggtatgcatagcACTgcgggtacacagaggtcttccagggggtgctcaactcatctagatataaGCCTAGTTTTACAACGGACTACagtacataaaaagcaccagtgaagtcagtccaaactaaaatttcatacaatgacttatttatactgctctatatattatagactgaaaatgtaagtacaatatttatattccaatcaatgtattttgtaattatatgataaaaatgagaaaggaagccctttttcagtaatagtgtggctgtgacacttttgtgtttttatgtctgattttgtaagcaagtagttttttaagtgaggtgaagcttggggtacacaagataaatcagattcctgaaaggggtacagtaatctggaaaggttgagaaccactgccttagagccCCCAAAGCCCCTACAGGGTCCCACCACTAGCAAGGCCTGCAGCTTACACAGCTGAACTGGAGGGAGACCTGGCTTTCTAGGGGGTTGTAAAGCACCAGGCACACTCACAGTCCTCTGGAAAGGAGGAGCCCTTCCTCCCCAGTGGGAAGGGAAAGTGGCATCCAGTCCCTGAAGGCCAGTACTCACAGGCACTGATAGGACAGGAAGCTCCTTCTGGGAAGGACAATGCCTGACAAGGACTTTAACCCTTTTACTCCTGGATGTGCCCTATCTCAGCTCCCCTGGCTGCTCATGGCAGCTTTGGCCCCAGCGTCCTGGTTTGCCTAatacattcagcagcagcaaaggagCTGGTCTGTCTTCCTTCATGGGTCCCCTCTGGTCACTCCCTCAACTATCTCACCACCTGCTTGTACCTTGTTATATTCCACCACGTCTCTGTAGATGTCCGTGTTGGAAACCTGCCCCAAGATGGAGTAGCGGGGCCTgaggggagacagagaaagagagcgGGGTTAGCAAAGGTACTGTCTATCCCGCGGGGAGTGATGTTGTGCCTTACATTCAGAGTATTGCCCCAGTGACCTGGTGGTGATAGAACATTGACAGCCATGCTGTGAGAGGGCATAGTCATGCTAAACCAGGCTAAAGCCTTGTGTGTGCCCATGAGCTGCCATGGGCTATGGCTTTGCTTCGTCCATGGGTGGTGAAGGTGGGCAGGGGTACAGAATTAATAGCAGCTTTTCAGCAAATGGGCGTCTCAGACTGTGCCGATGTCATCAGTGGCTCATATGTGCCCATTAGCAGTCCCCCGCCGTGGTGTGCACACGAGTATCCAGACAGGGCAGGGTACTACTAGTCGCTCAGTAGCACTTACTGGAGCTCAGAGGGAGGTGCATGGTATATTGGGACAGTACTACTCACATCTGGGTCCGGAAGATGACTGTGAGCAGGGCAAACGCCACAGAGACCCCCAGCCCCATGTCTAGGTTCAGCAGAAGGGTGGCCACGAAGGTCACGAGCCAGATGAGCTGTAGCAGACAAAGGCAGGGtaagtgctggggaaggggagcaggtcTGCGGTAGACTCTGGCTACTTCGGTGTGACGTTTGCTAGTGCACTGGCCATCGCTGCCAATGCTAATGCTGCCATGCAGTCCCAGGAAGAGCTGTACTGTGGGAGGGACCTTCCTTCAGGGGAGATGTTAAAACAAGGCCCTGCCTGCCCGGTCTCTAGTGGGAATCCCGGGTGGAAGTTAGAGATCTCAGGATGCCCTATGAAAAGGGTTATGGTGGGGAACGCCAGTGTCCTGGCTGACATCCCCGTCTTGTTAATTTGTGCTCTCTCTGATGTACAAAGAGGGATAAGCGCATGCTGAGAGCAGATTGGCTATTGCATTTGCCTGCAGAGTCACAGAGCCTGTGCTGTTgggattcagttccctgctctgaagTCCCCAGGGACGCAGCAAGGCGAAAGCCGAGATGGGCTTGAGCCATGGAGGCTAGATCTGGATCCAGATAGCCTGGGTTCCAGTTCAGGCCCATTGCAGAAATAGGCCTGCACTGTGAGGTTCAGAATCTGGTCCCTGTGGTTTGGGGTTCAGAGTCCTGATTCTGACAAACGTCTATGGCCCAAATTCTATTCTCAGTTGGTTCAAGCCTGGTAAGAAGTGTCCTGGGGAAAATGCCACCTCCCTTAGTGAGGGGCTGCCAGGAGCCAGACCAGGGCAGCACTGGGGACTGCCCTTTTTGTGCTCCCCAAAGGCAGAGCCCTTTGGGGCTTGTGTCAGGGGAATCAGGCCCCATGGTCCAAGGCCCATGGGGGCCGCTTGTGTTTCTTACCAGATCTATGCGATTGGACCGCCACAGTGTGCGAATGTCTGTGAACTGCTTGAACATGCCCTTCAGGTTCACAATGATGATGGCAGCTAAGATGGCCTGGAAGAGAGATCCCCAAAGCTGTAAGGACTCAGCGGGCACTGCGGGGCCATCCCAGGACCCCACAGCCTGATGACTCCAGGGGCCTGTGTTTCCCACAAGCACCTGCCTGGACAGAACAGGGTAGCCCTTCCCCACTATTACTCTGTCCTCCCACATGAGACCTGACCTGAAGGGGGTGGAGCAAACACTGAGTGAGGAAGCTCAGGCTTTGACCCCCAGTTCAGTGATTCGgccaaagggagggagggatgggagggaaaTGCTGCCAAGGAAACACTGACCTGCCAGTGGAAGGAGAGACCTAGGGCACCCCCTTTTGCAGAGACCATTGAGTCAAATAACACAGCTGCACTTTGAAAGGTAGGAATGGAGCGATGGTCATTAACAACCCCCCTGTAATGAAGGGAGCTGTGGTAATGCGAAGGGGACTCTAGCCTCATGCAGCAGGGTGCTAGCTGGACTCCTGCAGGAATCAGGATGGGAGCATTTCCCTCTGGGCCACTGCATCACACAACTGGATAGAAGGGTTATGGGTGCTTATCTGTCAGCCTGTGATGCCTCAAACGCCGGAGGAGGGAACACTGTAAGAGATGCACCAATGATCTGATCCAGTGCGGCAGAGGAGGCTACTAGAGAGGATGGACCAACTATGGGAATTCACTTGTCCCTATATTTTTATGGGGACCCATTTTTGTCCTTCATGGGCTGATCTATAAGTGGTGCCAGTAGCTGTAATGGGCCTGGAGACTCAGGGTAACTGTACAGACGGATGAAGAggcaggaaggcaggcagggtTAGGACAATACATACTTTGGGCAGGTCTTGGAAGAGCTGCCCAATTTTCAAAATGGTCACTAAGATGACAAGTGAGGCGATAACCCCGGCCACCTGGAGAAGAGAGCAGAGAGATCAGTGAGAGATGGGACAGGCGTGCATGGACATTTCCACTCCCATGCAGAGACACCACCTGTATGTTGTGTCTGATATAATGGGCGTCACGCTGGCCCCGAGAGAGCACGCTGGGCGAGAAGGGGATGCAGGTGAGCTCACGTAGGAAGGCTGTCCAGCCGGTGATCCAGCATGTTCCCCTTAGGCCCTCTCTCATGTTCCCATCAGCTCTGCGAGTGCCAGAGCAAGTGACAGGCAGCCCTTGCCAGGTGGGTGAGAGTTATTTATGAGAATTGCCCCACTGccctcagctctgctcccagtgGAGCATCAATAACAATTAACCCTTTCACTACTTATTTGGTCTGGCAGATGATCCGGCCCATGAATGATGGTTAATTACTGCCCATCCATTGCCCACTGTCACCAGAGGTTAACACCCTACCTGGCTTTCCACAGCACCTTCCTGGGGTTTTCCCAGTCAGGCCGGAGATGATAGGGGAAGCTTCGTTGCCTCATGCTGGAATCCTCCAGGATTCCTCAGGGCTGAAATTGATGGGAGTACCAGCCACATGGGACTCACCTGACTGTTCCCTCCGGTGGTCTCCTGCACCAGGGTCCGGGACATGGAGCAGCTGatgctgaagcactggaaaaaGCCACCCACGAAATTACAAATCCCCAAGGCTATCAGCTCCTGCAAGGGGCAAAGCAGTGCGAAGGGTCAGGAACAGCATGGAGGCTCCCGCCCTTGCTGGGCAGAGCAGTGCAGGTCCCCACTTGGTGTCATGGGAGACCCCAAAGAGAGGGGTGGGCACTGCCCAGACTCAGATTCCTGTGGAGTGCAGGTGCCAATGACAAAAACGAAGAATAAAAAAAGGGAAGACAGGCTGGAGTGGAAAGCCCAGAGCGTAGTGGGGTCCTCACCTGGTTACTGTTCACCTTGTAGCCGTGCTTCAGGGCAAAGATCTTGCCCAAGGAGATACAGATGGCATAGCCCACCACGGCGATGGCAAAGGCATTGCCCACCACCTGCCCAAAGTAACTGACGTTGGGAGCCACTGGTGGTTTCATCCTGCAGCCAAGAGAAGGAAAGCCAGCTGGAAAGGAGCTTTCCCTCAGGGATGACAGCCTGCTCCCCCTGGCACAGCCTCACCACGCCGCCCCCAGTGTCgcagaggctgcagcagaaaCGCGTTCCATTCTCTGCCCATAATGAAGTGCCTACTACAGCGCCCGGGCTGCACCCTCACTCACCCACTGGGGATGTCGCCCACAACAGAAATCCCAAACTTGGCCTTCAGGCCAGCTCCATAGGAGATCCCCGTGGAGATGATGATCTGAAAAGAAGGGACAGCGTGAGGCAAAGAGCAACCCCCACGAGCCTGCTAGAGAACAGCAGACATGTGCCAGCCTCTGCTCAGCGCCCTCCTCGGAGGGGGTCAATGAAAGGGGCCAGCCTAGCTGAAAACCCAGACTGCCGGGTAGAGCCCATCAGCCACTAAGCCTCCCCACAACCAAGGGAAGAGCCCCAGGGCCAAGAATCAacagacaaaaaaagaaataaaccgGATCAGGAGCACTTTGAAATGAATCAGACCAGGTGAGGGGTTTAAAGGAGGGAACAGGATGGAGACAGTGAGCAGGGAATCCCAGCTAGCGCCCACTGTCCACGGAGTAGCCAAGGGCAGCTGAGTCTCCATGACCCATTTCACCCAGAGACAAGCAGGGGCCATTCAGGTCTGGTTGTGGGTatgtgctggggaggggatggCTGTCCAATGGCTGTCCAACATTACGCACCGCTAGCCTGGGCCAGATTTAACCCAGGGACGTGCAGATGGAAGGCAATAGGGCTGTCCTTCTGGGCTCTGAATGCAATTGTCACCCCTGGGCCAGTGGATTTGCTGGCTGAGAGACCTGGCTCTGGGTGCTCCCAGCTGCGCCTCTCCTGGCAGCTGATGTAAGAGGAGCCCAtcagcacagcccctgctagcgAAAACTGCTCTTCTtggaccagtggttttcaaactttttgtattgcgacccctttcacacagcaaggccctgagtgtgacccccccccttatacattgaAAACGGAGGGGGGGGGTCATTTAATTTAAGGGAAGCTCAGGGCTGTGAGCCCCACAGAGCTGACAGCTCGCAATCCCCATGTCACCACCTTGCAGCCCCAAGGGGTTACAACCTCCAGTTTGAGAGCCCAGGCCTTGGACAACCCCAGGGAAATCTCAGCCAGACAGAGCCCCCTCCCTGGCCAGCCCCAGCACACACCCACTGGGGAACACATTCTAGGAAACTGGGGCTTGCCTCTGGAATACCTGTGGTGATACTAAGCCAAAACCTGGCCATCTTCGGGCCATGCTGCCTAAGCTACCCAAGTGCCAAAACCTCCTGGCCACAGCAGAGGAGACGAAACACTAGCACGAGGGGCAGCCACTAAACAACCACCAGTACAGGCACCCGGCAGAGAGCCGAGCCGCCGCTCTGTGGGGGTGACAGCCTGCCCTGTGCGAAGCCCCATGGGGCTGGGTGCTCTAGATACCATGCAGTTCGTGACACCCCCCTCCTTACCGTGATGAGTTCTATGGGGATGGGCATGGGGAGCTTGGAGGCAAACTTGGCACTGAGCAGCTTGACAGCGAGGATGGCGGCCATGGCGATCAGGCTAGTGACCAGGGTGCCCACGTTGGTCTGTGGCAGCTTGGTGCAGATCTCAATGAAGGCCTATGGCGAGAGGAGACCATGACACTGAATCCGTTCAGGAGACAGAGCCCCGGCGCGGAGAGGCCACCCACTGGATACGCCCCGTGGAACCACAGAGTGTCAGCACATGCCCACGTTCACGTCTCGGCACTGGCTGTGCTAtccctggggcaggggtcctgtcATCCCCTGTGTACATTTGGCAACTTGCACAGAGTGGGCCTGTGAGGCTGGGGTCGCCAAGCACCAGTGCAATACAGCAAGTAATACTGATACAGACTGCATACCCGTAGGGTGCCACAGCCCAAGGAGGAAGCCCTCTCACTGTCCAACCCCAGTGAACAGCCAGGGAGCACCACTCGCCTGACAGTTCTAGGGGaatcccagctgctggagagacCTCCCCTCCCGTATAGCCCCAGCGCAGACCCCATCAGCCCTGGTCTGGCCCCAGCACAGGTCCCCATTAGCACACACTGTCCCCCTGGGAAATCCCAGCCCCGTCGGACCACAGCAGACCCCATTAGCAAATGTTGCTCCTCTGGGAAAGTGGCAGGCTGGATTCTTCCGTGGTTAAGAGTATTTATCAGAAAACATTAGTGGCAGCATCTAAAACCCTCTGAGGGCAGATCTCCTGCTGGTGTATGtagtcatagctccactgaagcccaAGCAGCTATGACCATTGACATCACCCCAGGAGCTGGTTATATAAAATGAGGAGCTTGGGCCCTTTCCATGTGACTAAGATCTGTCACATGACACCTATTTACCAATCAGCTGCCAGAAGCCTGGGTTGGTTCACAGCTGACCAGTTGAGAGTAAATACAGAATTTTGTCCCTATCAGATGTTCCTTCATTTTATggatgtagggttaccatatttcaaaaataaaaaaagaggacactccacgaggccctggccccgcccctttcccaccccggccccgccccaattcCGCCCTAACTCGGCCCATTCCCAGCCCattccccaagtccccgccctaactccccctcctccctcccagccatgtgaaaagggctgcccaagcgctaccagcttcacggtttgccgggcagcccccagaccctgcgcccccggccggcgcttccccagcacagctggagaccgggaggggaagcgcccagccgggggcgcagggtctggaggctgcccggcaaacccgtgaagccagtagcgctcgggcttcgggcagcccctgtgcctccggatcctgcgcccccggccaggcactttctcccccgggctccagctgctctgctcctcccctgactcttcggctctgtttaagagccaagtgGTCCGAGCGCTACctgcttcgggcagcccccgtacctctggaccctgcaccgccggagcagagcagctggagcccaggaagggaagtgtccagccggcggctcggggtccggaggcatgggggctgcctgaagccggtagtgctcgggcaacttggctcttaaacagagccgaagtctgagtcaggggaggagcagagcagctgcgggagaggaagtgcccggacggtatttttcccggacatgttcggctttttggcaattccccccggacgggggtttgattgccgaaaagccggacatgtccaggaaaagcCGGACGTGTGGTAACCCTAATGGATGGAACAAGTTGACCATATCCTGAGCTCCTGATTCAGGCAAATTCCCATGAAAGTCAACACGAGTAAAACTGAGGGAAGGAGGGGCCCAAGGTTTGACCCTTAAGAATGTCTGCGGTCATCAGTCTATTTTGTTACTGGGGCTCCCCAGGGGTTCCCCAAACTGTATGCAGCACCAGAGAATGTGTTTGTGCACACACCTCTTGTCTGGAAGTGTTCTGTAACAGGAGATGTAGGATCAGCGCTGGAAGGGTTAAATCCCCCCATCCCCGCCCGCCCACCACCTGCCCTAGCTGGGCTCTACTTACAGCAAACATGGATAATGGCCCTGACTGCTCAGCCACCTCCACCCCAAAGACGTACTTCAGCTGGGAGACCAGCACCTGGACGGCAGCGGCTGTGGTGTAGCCCCGCACCAAGGGCTCGGATAGGTAGGTGACCACAAATCCGAACTGCAGCATCCCCAGGGCCATCTGGAAAGAGACCCAGCGATAGTCAGCAACCAACTTCCTCTCGCAGGGTTCTCACCCTGACGCCAGCCTCATCTGGGGATGGCAGGGCGTAGCTAAACGTAAGGGTCGCCTTGGGCAGAGCTACAAGGCTTGGGGGACAGAACTACAGCTACGCGGCTGCCACCTCTATCAGTTTTCCTGAGGAACAAATAGAACTCTTGTATTTTTGCCCCTaacagccctgggctgggatgcccagCACCTCCTCTGCTTGCCCTGCAAGCTCAGTGGGACAGAACCTGGTAGGGTTTGTGCTGGGAGGGCCAGCCCAGGGGGCACCCAAGCTGCATGACTGTGGTTTGTGCTCAGGACAGTCTATGCAGCAGAGTacacagggaggggagggaggcccAGTGACATCGCTAGCACTTGACCCGGTGGCTGTTTGGGGGAGCACCCTTTGGAAAGGATGGGGGACAACACAGAAGTCTGGTGTGCTGGGCAGAACCTGGGACCCCTGGTTCCCAGGCTGGTGGGCCTGAGAGCGGGGATCTCACTTCACACACCATGCTGATTGGCCTAGCCACAAACGAAGCAGGGGTCAGCCTCAGGGAGGGACAGtgtccccagtcctgctctgggaGGAGCTCACAAACATCACCAAGGGTCTGCAGTGAGCCCAGCCTCTGGACTGGTGCCAGGATGGACCCTTCAGGAATCAGCTGCGTGGCATCTCCCCCAGGACCAGCTTGAGGTCTCCAAGAGTAAGTGCAGCTTGTGCCCTTCCAGCAGGGCCCAGCCACTGAGAGACGTGATGTGAGCAGCAGGGCTGGTCTTGGTGCTGGGGTTTGGAGGAGGAATGCCCCCTGCCCACGCTGTTCATCTGcccgggcgggaggggggagggggatgggagcaACTGAGGCCCAAAGGAGGAAGACAGAGCAGGGATCATGAGCCCAGCAGCACATGGGAAAGCTGCCACAGCCCCCAGATTCAACGGGTGTTTCAGGGAGGTCAGGCCTGGACTGGGAGTTGGACGGCATGGCCCTCTCAGCCTTGGATCTGTCAGGGTCCCAGGGTGTGCTGACCACCTCCACCCCTTGGACACTGGATCTGCCCACCCACCAGCCTTTGGAAACAACCCACCCAGGATCCTGGCCCAGTCTCCTGCCCCGCCCGGAGCACCCTGCGCACCTGGAAGACGCCCACCAGGATAGTGAGTGTAGCCACCAGTTCCACCCTGGCGCTGTCTCTCCTTGCCTCGTTGAGGACTGTCTCATTCGTGCCATTGACCGGATCCATGAAGTTGCTGTCGGGCATCAGCGAGCCTGTCACGCTGCCGATCATGACGGAGATGACGGCGAAGGGGCCTGCGTGGAGGGACACAGGGTGAGGTCATGGGAGTCGCCAACTCAAACCTGTGCCCTGGCAGACGATGCGTAGCCGAGACCTGCCCACCCTGTATCCTCTTGGGAGCGGGGTCACACCCAGGGTGCCTCTGCTTATCACCAGTGGAGGGGCTCCCTCCTGTAGCCAGCACAGCTACCCGGCTGCTCACTCATCTGTATCTGGCTCACAGGGTCACTTTGAGCGCTCGGCTAGGGATGTGCAAGAATTGCTCACAGGGGTCACGTGGCTGCTGGCACAGCAACTGCTGAGCGCTTTTTGTGTGGGCAGAGAGGGCTGTGCGCACACTCCTCCAGCCCTGTGCGTGGGGCGAATCTGGCCAGTTCCCTGGCAGTGGTGAGTGTGTGGGCCCGAGTCTGAGCTGTGTGCATAGGACAGGGGGAGGTTCCTGCTTTTCATGCTCTATGCTCCTGACTCTGGCCACTTCTCTTTCCTTGGCGATGCAGGAGTGCAAGGTCCCCACAAGCCCCCTGCTCTGGGCACCCCCGGCTCacccacagccccccaccccattctgggCACCCCTGGCTCACCCACAGGCCCCCCCCATCCTGGGCACCCCCAGCTCACCCACAGGCCCCCAGCTTTCTGTTCATGCACAGCCCCTTGCCCCCCCTCACCCACAGACCTCCATCCTGGGCACCCCCGGCTCACCCACTGAGATGTGCCTAGATGTTCCAAACAGGAAGTACAGGAAGACAGGATAGAAGGATGAATAGAGGCCAGTGACGGGAGGCACCCCTGCCAGAAGCGCATAAGCTAAACCTAAACACAGCAATGAAGGCAGGAGAGTTACTagaggctccccccatcccatgcaccagctccccgccctcccccatcccatACACCCCCCCACCAATCCCCACGCCCCCCAttccagctccctgccctccccatcctgccccaccccttacaTATGCTGCCTTCCTCCATGCCATcccacccttcccccatcccatacATACCCCACCCCAGCTCTTTGCCCTTCTCCACACACACTAATACCAGACCCACCCCACTCTACACCCACCCTTACACAcaggcgcgcgcacacacaccgcTCTGCCTGCCCAGTCACCCCCCCCCATAATGtatacccctcccccacctacaGCATGTACAGCAGGGCTACAGCCTTTGGCCCACAGGCGACTGGGATGGGAGATGCCTGGCTGCGCCCCAGAGCAATCACCCCCAGAGGAATGTGTTTGCAGGCATTCCCCTGGCAGAGGTGGGGGCTGTGGTACTTACCCTGGGGGAGGTGCATGATGCCCACACTGAACCCCGAGACAATATCACCGAGGAGCCAGTCCTTGACTGGGTACCGGGGCAGCCAGCTCAGGACCGGCAGGAACCGGAACAGAAGGGACTTGGCAGCAGCACATGAGcacctggaggggtgggggagccaCGAGTGAGGAGAAAGCTCTGGGCTGCACTACCCTACAGAGTCAGGAGGGCTGGAACAAGGGGATCCGGGCCTTGGCAGAGTCCTCCCCTGTCCGGGCAGTGGTCAATGCACTGAGAGCATGATACCAGCTAAAGTCCAAACCAACCGCCCCCCTGCAGGACCCCTGGACTCCCCACCAATGCCTCCCTCTGAGGGGCCCCTTCAGTAGGGACCGGAGCACCAAACTGCAGCTTTAGAACCACCAGGCCAAGTCTGTGTGCAGTGATGGCAAAGGCCCGTGCACGATACTGGCCCAGGGCATCACTGGCCTTCCTGCCACTTCGGCCCTGGGCTGGCCAGGGGCCCAGCATGCCCTGGGGGGATGCCTGGTGCACAGCACTCTCCACCTGTCTGGCACTCGCCTGTGTGTGGAGTCAAGGAATAACAGCTCCGCAGCACCAAAGGGCATGGGCCAAAGGGCGAGCAAGGCATGAGTGCATCCTAGCCGCAGGGGCCGGTGCCTTtacaccccttccccctgctctggctccagcggtggggcctgattctgggcaGTCCCAAACCCAGTGCTCTTTCCTGGGGACAAGA
Proteins encoded in this region:
- the SLC26A6 gene encoding solute carrier family 26 member 6, with translation MQDELAGSRAKVCKVGELFEAELLLVQSGAAFPPVRGVGCDLQSPVWFEIWLAERWEGLVPGDSSSAGGVGAVAMEQSELRRRPWASQADSEVLSEAELEEIAPRTRAPRPSLCSKVRGVRCSCAAAKSLLFRFLPVLSWLPRYPVKDWLLGDIVSGFSVGIMHLPQGLAYALLAGVPPVTGLYSSFYPVFLYFLFGTSRHISVGPFAVISVMIGSVTGSLMPDSNFMDPVNGTNETVLNEARRDSARVELVATLTILVGVFQMALGMLQFGFVVTYLSEPLVRGYTTAAAVQVLVSQLKYVFGVEVAEQSGPLSMFAAFIEICTKLPQTNVGTLVTSLIAMAAILAVKLLSAKFASKLPMPIPIELITIIISTGISYGAGLKAKFGISVVGDIPSGMKPPVAPNVSYFGQVVGNAFAIAVVGYAICISLGKIFALKHGYKVNSNQELIALGICNFVGGFFQCFSISCSMSRTLVQETTGGNSQVAGVIASLVILVTILKIGQLFQDLPKAILAAIIIVNLKGMFKQFTDIRTLWRSNRIDLLIWLVTFVATLLLNLDMGLGVSVAFALLTVIFRTQMPRYSILGQVSNTDIYRDVVEYNKTEEIPGVKIFRSSATVYFANAELYAEALKEKSGINVDYLIGRKKKALKKQKKQQEKDKKEEAKKKKKTNSKLSEASDPSSDDLGFVDIDMETNTQELGSDCNGSGPAVVDSNGSTIELEPQASSTPKAFNEPTLESLGLKKPDLHSLILDFTPVNFVDTVCIKILKNIFRDFQEIEVDVFLVGCHASVIDQLEKGNFFSQTITKHHLFASVHDAITYVTREQGQSMPQPVTSYSSTKL